The region AGTAGTATTTATTTTGATTCCAGGTCCCATAGAACTTGTTATGGTAACACTTTTCAGATAGGTACCCTTAGCCGATGCCGGCTTTGCCTTTATGATAGCGGCCATCATGGTGTTGAAGTTTTCCATGATTTCCTTTTCTCCAAAGGATACCTTGCCTAATGGAACATGGATGATGTTTGCTTTGTCAAGCCTGTATTCGACTTTCCCGGCTTTGATTTCTTTTACAGCCTTTTCAATGTCGAAGGTAACTGTTCCGGATTTAGGATTCGGCATTAAGCCTTTAGGACCCAACACTCTTCCTAAACGACCGACGATTCCCATCATGTCAGGCGTCGCTACAATAACATCGAACTCGAACCAGTTTTCCTTCTGGATTTTCTCGGTCATATCTTCAGCTCCAACGAAATCAGCGCCGGCGGCTCTCGCCTCGTCAGCTTTGTCGCCCTTCGCTATAACCAATACTTTTTTTGATTTTCCTGTTCCGTTTGGAAGAACTATGGCTCCACGAACTTGTTGGTCCGCATGTCTTCCATCTACACCCATCTTAATGTGCATCTCGACAGTCTCGTCGAAATTTGCTTTTGTCATTTCTTTTAAGAGTGTGACGGCTTCATTAGGTTCATAAAAATTCAGTCTGTCAACTTTCTTGAAATTATCTTGGTATTTCTTTCCTCTTTTAGGCATTTAATTCCCTCCTTCGTGGTATTAACGGGTGCCCCCTCCCACTTAATGTTACTCTTTTATTGTTATTCCCATGCTTCTTGCAGTCCCTTTAATCATGCTCATTGCAGTTTCTATGCTTCCTGCATTCAAATCGGGCATTTTCAATTCAGCTATTTCTCTTACTTGCTCCAATGTAACACTTGCCACCTTGACCAAGTTGGGCTCGCCTGAAGCTTTCGGAATTCCGGCAGCTTTTTTCAAAAGGACCGCAGCGGGAGGAGTCTTTGTGATAAAGCTGAATGATCTGTCTTGATAAACCGTTATTACTACCGGTATAAGCAAGCCTCCTTTATCAGCCGTCTTCGCATTGAATTCCTTGCAAAACTGCATGATATTAACTCCATGTTGTCCTAAAGCCGGGCCTACCGGTGGTGCCGGTGTAGCTTTCCCTGCCGTAATTTGCAACTTAATGAGACCTGTCACTTTCTTAGCCATGTATTCACCTCCTGTCAATTATCTGGTTTATATATTACAATTTCTCAACCTGGATGAAATCCAGTTCAACCGGCGTTTCTCTTCCAAACATGTCGATAAGCACCTTGAATGTTTGCTTATCCATGTGCACTTCCTGCACCTGACCAACAAAACTCTCGAAAGGTCCGGATATAACTTTGATTTTATCGCCAACACCAATATCGATTCTCGGAAGACTGCTTTCGATTCCCATCTTGCGAACTTCATCGTCCGAAAGGGGGACCGGCTTTGAACCTGGTCCTACGAATCCTGTGACACCCCTAGTATTCCTAACGACATACCAAGACTCATCAGTCATAACCATCTTGACCAAAACATAACCGGGGAAAATTTTTCTTGCAACAACTTTCCTTTTTCCGTTCTTGATCTCGACCCTGTCTTCCATCGGCACTTTGATATCTAGGATGATGTCCTCCATGCCACGGTTGGTCACAATCTTTTCCATATTGACTTTTACTTTGTTCTCGTATCCCGAGTAAGTATGTGCAACATACCATTTAGCATTTTCAGACATATTTAAGAGGATTATCTTTTTTTAGACAATCACGCTACCCTCCTTTTTGTT is a window of Peptostreptococcaceae bacterium DNA encoding:
- the nusG gene encoding transcription termination/antitermination protein NusG; the protein is MSENAKWYVAHTYSGYENKVKVNMEKIVTNRGMEDIILDIKVPMEDRVEIKNGKRKVVARKIFPGYVLVKMVMTDESWYVVRNTRGVTGFVGPGSKPVPLSDDEVRKMGIESSLPRIDIGVGDKIKVISGPFESFVGQVQEVHMDKQTFKVLIDMFGRETPVELDFIQVEKL
- the rplA gene encoding 50S ribosomal protein L1, whose amino-acid sequence is MPKRGKKYQDNFKKVDRLNFYEPNEAVTLLKEMTKANFDETVEMHIKMGVDGRHADQQVRGAIVLPNGTGKSKKVLVIAKGDKADEARAAGADFVGAEDMTEKIQKENWFEFDVIVATPDMMGIVGRLGRVLGPKGLMPNPKSGTVTFDIEKAVKEIKAGKVEYRLDKANIIHVPLGKVSFGEKEIMENFNTMMAAIIKAKPASAKGTYLKSVTITSSMGPGIKINTTKIGK
- the rplK gene encoding 50S ribosomal protein L11 yields the protein MAKKVTGLIKLQITAGKATPAPPVGPALGQHGVNIMQFCKEFNAKTADKGGLLIPVVITVYQDRSFSFITKTPPAAVLLKKAAGIPKASGEPNLVKVASVTLEQVREIAELKMPDLNAGSIETAMSMIKGTARSMGITIKE